A window from Balaenoptera musculus isolate JJ_BM4_2016_0621 chromosome 8, mBalMus1.pri.v3, whole genome shotgun sequence encodes these proteins:
- the CCDC89 gene encoding coiled-coil domain-containing protein 89, whose protein sequence is MPQEETALRMDTPPSEEPLDKQNKKLENQEEEMEFKELDGLREALANLRGLSEEEKSEKAMLYSRIQEQSQLICILKRRSDEALERCQILELLNTELEEKRMQEAEKLKAKSQQAQRLEERFMTLAANHELMIRFKDEHKSQNIKLREENEKLRMENDHLFSQALKDQEAKVLQLTARSEALTQELESLKQRSTQEACQAQAQEKELLELCQSQQACAHTKDTEQLRSQLQSLKQQHQQAVERMAKAEQAHSQLNRELQARLQTVTCEKDELVQLSMERGKVLQNKQAEIRQLEEKLETADVARRHALERFEREAVAVDSNLRVRELQRRVDGIQKAYDELRLQSEAFKKHSLDLLSKERELNAKLRHLFP, encoded by the coding sequence ATGCCTCAGGAAGAGACGGCTCTCAGGATGGACACCCCACCCTCTGAAGAACCCTtagataagcaaaacaaaaaactagaaaacCAGGAAGAGGAGATGGAGTTTAAGGAACTGGATGGTCTGAGGGAAGCCTTGGCAAACCTCCGGGGACTGTCCGAGGAGGAGAAGAGTGAGAAGGCGATGCTGTACTCCCGCATCCAGGAGCAGTCCCAGCTCATCTGCATCCTGAAGCGGAGGTCGGACGAGGCCCTGGAGCGCTGCCAGATCCTGGAGCTGCTCaacacagagctggaggagaagAGGATGCAGGAGGCTGAGAAGCTGAAGGCCAAGAGCCAGCAGGCCCAGAGGCTGGAGGAACGCTTTATGACCCTGGCAGCCAACCATGAGTTGATGATCCGCTTCAAGGATGAACACAAAAGTCAGAACATCAAGCTGAGAGAGGAGAATGAGAAGCTGAGGATGGAGAATGACCACCTCTTCAGCCAGGCTCTGAAGGACCAGGAGGCCAAGGTATTGCAGCTCACTGCCCGGAGTGAGGCCCTCACCCAGGAGCTGGAGTCTCTGAAGCAGAGGAGCACTCAGGAGGcctgccaggcccaggcccaAGAGAAGGAACTGCTGGAGCTGTGCCAGAGCCAGCAGGCCTGCGCCCACACCAAGGACACAGAGCAGCTGCGCAGCCAGCTGCAGAGCCTCAAGCAGCAGCACCAGCAGGCCGTGGAGCGGATGGCCAAGGCCGAGCAGGCACACAGCCAGCTGAACCGGGAGCTGCAGGCCAGGCTGCAGACCGTCACTTGTGAGAAAGACGAGCTGGTGCAGCTGTCCATGGAGAGGGGCAAGGTGCTTCAGAACAAGCAAGCGGAGATCCGCCAGCTTGAGGAGAAGTTGGAGACGGCCGATGTGGCCAGGAGGCATGCGCTAGAGCGGTTTGAACGAGAGGCAGTGGCTGTGGATAGTAACTTGAGAGTCCGGGAACTCCAGCGCAGGGTAGATGGGATCCAGAAGGCCTACGATGAACTCAGGCTGCAGTCCGAAGCCTTCAAAAAGCACAGCCTGGATCTTTTAAGCAAGGAGAGAGAACTCAACGCCAAACTCCGCCATCTCTTTCCATAA
- the CREBZF gene encoding CREB/ATF bZIP transcription factor isoform X1 encodes MRHSLTKLLAASGSDSPSRSESPAPVATCSLPPDLTRAAAEDEGTAAAGSPGRKQPPGDEGESDAGRGGRGVVAARAPSPEEMEEEAIASVPGEETEDMDFLSGLELADLLDPRQPDWHLEPGLNSPGPLSSSGGGSDSGGLWRGDDDDEAAAAEMQRFSDLLQRLLNGIGGCSSGSDSGGGEKRRRKSPGGGGGSSGNDNNQAATKSPRKAAAAAARLNRLKKKEYVMGLESRVRGLAAENQELRAENRELGKRVQALQEESRYLRAVLANETGLARLLSRLSGVGLRLTTSLFRDSPAGDHDYALPVGKQQQDLLEEDDSAGGVCLHVDKDKVSVEFCSACARKASSSLKIFFFR; translated from the coding sequence ATGCGGCATAGCCTGACCAAACTGCTGGCGGCCTCGGGCAGCGACTCCCCAAGCCGCAGCGAGAGCCCGGCGCCGGTCGCGACCTGCTCGCTGCCCCCGGACTTGACCCGGGCGGCAGCGGAGGACGAGGGGACGGCGGCGGCCGGGTCTCCCGGCCGCAAACAGCCGCCCGGCGACGAGGGCGAGTCGGACGCCGGGAGGGGGGGCCGCGGCGTCGTGGCCGCGCGCGCGCCCTCGCccgaggagatggaggaggaggctATCGCCAGCGTTCCCGGGGAGGAGACGGAGGACATGGACTTTCTGTCGGGCCTGGAACTGGCGGATCTGCTGGATCCCCGGCAACCAGACTGGCATCTGGAGCCCGGGCTCAACTCGCCCGGGCCTCTCTCCTCGTCCGGCGGAGGCTCGGATAGCGGCGGCCTGTGGAGAGGGGACGACGACGACGAGGCCGCGGCTGCCGAGATGCAGCGCTTTTCTGACCTGCTGCAGAGGCTGTTAAACGGCATCGGAGGCTGCAGCAGCGGCAGTGACAGTGGCGGCGGCGAAAAGAGGCGGAGAAAGTCCCCGGGAGgaggcggcggcagcagcggcaaCGACAACAACCAGGCGGCGACAAAGAGTCCCCGGAaggcggcggcggctgctgccCGTCTCAACCGGCTGAAGAAGAAGGAGTACGTGATGGGGCTGGAGAGTCGAGTACGGGGTCTGGCAGCCGAGAACCAGGAGCTGCGGGCCGAGAATCGGGAGCTGGGCAAGCGCGTACAAGCACTGCAGGAGGAGAGTCGCTATCTACGGGCCGTCTTAGCCAACGAGACCGGACTGGCTCGCTTGCTGAGCCGGCTGAGCGGCGTGGGACTGCGGCTGACCACCTCGCTCTTCAGAGACTCGCCCGCCGGTGACCATGACTACGCTCTGCCCGTGGGAAAGCAGCAACAGGACCTGCTGGAAGAGGACGACTCAGCCGGAGGAGTGTGTCTTCATGTGGACAAGGATAAGGTGTCGGTGGAGTTCTGCTC
- the CREBZF gene encoding CREB/ATF bZIP transcription factor isoform X2, which yields MRHSLTKLLAASGSDSPSRSESPAPVATCSLPPDLTRAAAEDEGTAAAGSPGRKQPPGDEGESDAGRGGRGVVAARAPSPEEMEEEAIASVPGEETEDMDFLSGLELADLLDPRQPDWHLEPGLNSPGPLSSSGGGSDSGGLWRGDDDDEAAAAEMQRFSDLLQRLLNGIGGCSSGSDSGGGEKRRRKSPGGGGGSSGNDNNQAATKSPRKAAAAAARLNRLKKKEYVMGLESRVRGLAAENQELRAENRELGKRVQALQEESRYLRAVLANETGLARLLSRLSGVGLRLTTSLFRDSPAGDHDYALPVGKQQQDLLEEDDSAGGVCLHVDKDKVSVEFCSACARKASSSLKM from the coding sequence ATGCGGCATAGCCTGACCAAACTGCTGGCGGCCTCGGGCAGCGACTCCCCAAGCCGCAGCGAGAGCCCGGCGCCGGTCGCGACCTGCTCGCTGCCCCCGGACTTGACCCGGGCGGCAGCGGAGGACGAGGGGACGGCGGCGGCCGGGTCTCCCGGCCGCAAACAGCCGCCCGGCGACGAGGGCGAGTCGGACGCCGGGAGGGGGGGCCGCGGCGTCGTGGCCGCGCGCGCGCCCTCGCccgaggagatggaggaggaggctATCGCCAGCGTTCCCGGGGAGGAGACGGAGGACATGGACTTTCTGTCGGGCCTGGAACTGGCGGATCTGCTGGATCCCCGGCAACCAGACTGGCATCTGGAGCCCGGGCTCAACTCGCCCGGGCCTCTCTCCTCGTCCGGCGGAGGCTCGGATAGCGGCGGCCTGTGGAGAGGGGACGACGACGACGAGGCCGCGGCTGCCGAGATGCAGCGCTTTTCTGACCTGCTGCAGAGGCTGTTAAACGGCATCGGAGGCTGCAGCAGCGGCAGTGACAGTGGCGGCGGCGAAAAGAGGCGGAGAAAGTCCCCGGGAGgaggcggcggcagcagcggcaaCGACAACAACCAGGCGGCGACAAAGAGTCCCCGGAaggcggcggcggctgctgccCGTCTCAACCGGCTGAAGAAGAAGGAGTACGTGATGGGGCTGGAGAGTCGAGTACGGGGTCTGGCAGCCGAGAACCAGGAGCTGCGGGCCGAGAATCGGGAGCTGGGCAAGCGCGTACAAGCACTGCAGGAGGAGAGTCGCTATCTACGGGCCGTCTTAGCCAACGAGACCGGACTGGCTCGCTTGCTGAGCCGGCTGAGCGGCGTGGGACTGCGGCTGACCACCTCGCTCTTCAGAGACTCGCCCGCCGGTGACCATGACTACGCTCTGCCCGTGGGAAAGCAGCAACAGGACCTGCTGGAAGAGGACGACTCAGCCGGAGGAGTGTGTCTTCATGTGGACAAGGATAAGGTGTCGGTGGAGTTCTGCTC